In the genome of Telluria beijingensis, one region contains:
- the murQ gene encoding N-acetylmuramic acid 6-phosphate etherase: protein MLNTETPSQAHAALDQYPTTELVNVFVDDQLQAVEAVRNAAPRIAAAVTAALPRMEAGGRLIYVGAGTSGRLGVLDSVELYPTFSWPHGRAVALLAGGSDAMFVAVEGAEDDFEQGGADLQGVNVGPDDVVLAIAASGGTPYVLGAIKAARAAGALTVGFANNPDAPVTQEAEIGVTLDTGPEVVSGSTRLKAGTSQKIALNTFSSALMVRLNKVYGNLMVDLKATNAKLVRRAIRLTSFATGADEDAARAVLEQCGFHVKTAIVALSKQTSVEQAQALLEAARGSVRQALA, encoded by the coding sequence ATGCTCAATACCGAAACCCCTTCCCAGGCGCACGCCGCCCTCGACCAATACCCCACCACCGAACTGGTCAACGTCTTCGTCGACGACCAGTTGCAGGCCGTCGAGGCGGTGCGCAATGCCGCGCCGCGCATCGCCGCCGCCGTCACCGCCGCGCTGCCGCGCATGGAAGCGGGCGGGCGCCTGATCTACGTGGGCGCCGGCACCTCGGGCCGCCTCGGGGTGCTCGACAGCGTCGAGCTGTACCCGACCTTCTCCTGGCCGCATGGCCGCGCGGTGGCGCTGCTGGCCGGCGGCAGCGACGCGATGTTCGTCGCGGTCGAAGGGGCGGAAGACGATTTCGAGCAGGGTGGGGCCGACCTGCAGGGCGTGAACGTGGGGCCGGACGACGTGGTGCTGGCGATCGCCGCATCGGGCGGCACGCCATATGTGCTGGGCGCGATCAAGGCCGCGCGCGCGGCCGGCGCCCTGACCGTGGGCTTCGCCAATAACCCGGATGCGCCGGTCACGCAGGAAGCCGAGATCGGCGTCACCCTCGACACCGGCCCCGAGGTCGTCTCGGGCAGCACCCGCCTGAAAGCCGGCACCTCGCAAAAGATCGCCCTGAACACCTTCTCGAGCGCGCTGATGGTCCGTTTGAACAAGGTCTACGGCAACCTGATGGTAGACTTGAAGGCTACCAATGCCAAACTGGTAAGGCGCGCGATCCGCCTGACCAGCTTCGCCACCGGCGCCGACGAGGACGCCGCGCGGGCGGTGCTGGAGCAATGCGGATTCCACGTCAAGACGGCCATCGTGGCCTTGTCCAAACAAACCAGTGTCGAGCAGGCGCAAGCGCTGCTGGAAGCGGCGCGCGGCAGCGTGCGCCAGGCGCTCGCGTAA
- a CDS encoding D-amino acid dehydrogenase: MQHIIVIGGGVVGLASAWWLVEAGYGVTLLERAPEVGSGASYGNGGQLSYRYVSPLADEGIPLKAVKWLFQADGPLRFKPEADLRQYRWLASFLAHCRADVNRRTTAKLLELGELSRRSMQQLEPVVPPESFHWRDAGKLVVYRSREVFEAAARKPGAGQVWSPEECGAREPALAASQHLLAGGIYNAGEAVADCHAFCMALAERLRAHPRFRGFVHGEARGLYAERGRVRGVETADGLLTADAYVLAAGIQSRDLADTIGIHLPLYPLKGYSLSAPIRQDDVAPEISVTDFERKVLYARIGDRLRVAAMVDMVGEDLRHDPKRVEGLTRQVRETMPRAADYSQVSVWAGLRPATPSSAPIVGATQYDNLWLNVGHGPLGFTFACGTAALLADLVQGKAPPFGLDGLTLRH; the protein is encoded by the coding sequence ATGCAGCACATCATCGTGATCGGCGGCGGCGTCGTCGGCCTGGCCTCGGCCTGGTGGCTGGTGGAAGCCGGCTATGGCGTGACCCTGCTGGAACGCGCGCCGGAAGTCGGCAGCGGCGCCAGCTACGGCAACGGCGGCCAGCTCAGCTACCGCTACGTGTCGCCGCTGGCCGACGAGGGCATCCCGCTCAAGGCCGTCAAATGGCTGTTCCAGGCCGATGGTCCGCTGCGCTTCAAGCCAGAGGCCGACCTGCGCCAATACCGCTGGCTGGCCAGCTTCCTGGCCCACTGCCGGGCCGACGTCAACCGCCGCACCACGGCCAAGCTGCTCGAACTGGGCGAACTGTCGCGCCGCTCGATGCAGCAGCTCGAACCCGTGGTGCCGCCCGAATCCTTCCACTGGCGCGATGCCGGCAAGCTGGTGGTCTACCGCTCGCGCGAGGTGTTCGAGGCGGCCGCCCGGAAACCCGGCGCCGGCCAGGTCTGGTCGCCCGAGGAATGCGGCGCGCGCGAACCGGCGCTGGCGGCCAGCCAGCACCTGCTGGCCGGCGGCATCTACAACGCCGGCGAGGCGGTGGCCGACTGCCACGCCTTCTGCATGGCGCTGGCCGAACGCCTGCGCGCGCATCCGCGCTTTCGCGGCTTCGTGCATGGCGAGGCGCGCGGGCTGTACGCCGAGCGTGGCCGCGTCCGCGGCGTCGAGACCGCCGACGGCCTGCTCACGGCGGACGCCTACGTGCTGGCGGCCGGCATCCAGAGCCGCGACCTGGCCGACACGATCGGCATCCACCTGCCCCTGTACCCGCTCAAGGGCTACAGCCTGTCCGCCCCGATCCGCCAGGACGACGTGGCGCCCGAGATCAGCGTCACCGACTTCGAGCGCAAGGTGCTGTATGCGCGCATCGGCGACCGGCTGCGGGTGGCGGCGATGGTCGACATGGTGGGCGAAGACCTGCGCCACGATCCGAAGCGGGTCGAGGGCCTGACGCGCCAGGTGCGCGAGACCATGCCGCGCGCGGCGGATTATTCGCAGGTATCGGTGTGGGCGGGATTGCGGCCGGCGACACCCAGCAGCGCGCCGATCGTCGGGGCTACGCAATATGACAATCTGTGGCTGAATGTCGGGCATGGGCCGCTGGGGTTTACCTTCGCCTGCGGGACGGCGGCGCTGCTGGCCGACCTGGTGCAGGGGAAGGCGCCGCCGTTCGGGCTGGATGGGTTGACGCTGCGTCACTGA
- a CDS encoding GntR family transcriptional regulator — MNTPGPGFQVNLDDNSPLYMQLARKLAQDVRDGRYQADQALPSERMLSEQLDVSRVTARKAIDQLVEQGLVVRRRGSGNYIAPRIEQPLSNLSSFSEQLQQRGYTPRSEWLRREVVVADADQQLSLGLSPGSRVARLERLRLADDIVMAYEVSLIPAAVLPRPGDVAASLYAHLGKSGHLPVRALQHIRAMNADAELAARLGVPEGRAVLFITRIGYLESGEPVELTHSYCRSDHYDFVAELRRPAPGTPA, encoded by the coding sequence ATGAATACCCCCGGTCCCGGATTCCAGGTCAACCTGGACGATAATTCTCCCCTGTACATGCAGCTGGCGCGCAAGCTGGCGCAGGACGTGCGCGACGGCCGCTACCAGGCCGACCAGGCGCTGCCCTCCGAGCGCATGCTGTCCGAACAGCTCGACGTCTCGCGCGTCACCGCGCGCAAGGCGATCGACCAGCTGGTCGAGCAGGGCCTGGTGGTGCGCCGGCGCGGCTCGGGCAACTACATCGCGCCGCGCATCGAGCAGCCGCTGTCCAACCTGTCGAGCTTTTCGGAGCAGCTGCAGCAGCGCGGCTATACCCCGCGCTCGGAATGGCTGCGGCGCGAAGTGGTCGTGGCCGACGCCGACCAGCAGCTGTCGCTCGGCCTGTCGCCCGGTTCGCGGGTGGCGCGCCTCGAACGCCTGCGCCTGGCCGACGACATCGTGATGGCCTATGAGGTCAGCCTGATCCCGGCCGCCGTGCTGCCGCGTCCCGGTGACGTGGCCGCTTCGCTGTACGCCCACCTGGGCAAGAGCGGCCACCTGCCGGTGCGCGCGCTGCAGCACATCCGCGCCATGAATGCCGACGCCGAACTGGCGGCGCGCCTCGGCGTGCCCGAAGGCCGGGCGGTGCTGTTCATCACCCGCATCGGCTACCTGGAGTCGGGCGAGCCGGTCGAGCTGACCCATTCCTACTGCCGCAGCGACCACTATGATTTCGTGGCCGAACTGCGGCGCCCTGCGCCGGGTACACCCGCATAA
- a CDS encoding MFS transporter, producing MQKPQASRPWLWVPSLYFAQAIPYVVVMNLTVIMYKDMGISNSDIAFYTSLLYLPWVIKPLWSPIVDMFGTKRRWTVLLQVAVGASLIAVGTVLHTPAFFAVSLAVMWIMAFSSATHDISADGFYMLGLRQQQQAAFVGVRSTFYRLATLVGQGPLVVLAGYLAVSLGDVRQAWSIVFYVLAGIFFAAFAWHQFVLPLPPDDKPVPTSNNPLRDFFGTFAAFFKKRDIWMIVAFILTFRLGEAQLLKLVAPFLKDPVSAGGLGLTTAEYGIAYGTVGIIALTLGGLAGGWLISRLGLKRCLWLMVFAIHLPDLVFVYLSQTQPTDLVTVSAFLALEQFGYGFGFTAMMMYMIMVADGPNKTAHYAICTGLMALGMMVPGMWSGDLQEYLGYKHFFIWTCLATIPAFIVAALVKIDPEFGKK from the coding sequence ATGCAAAAACCGCAAGCAAGCCGCCCCTGGCTGTGGGTGCCGTCCCTGTACTTCGCCCAGGCCATCCCCTACGTCGTGGTGATGAACCTGACCGTCATCATGTACAAGGACATGGGGATTTCGAATTCCGACATCGCCTTCTATACCAGCCTGCTGTACCTGCCGTGGGTGATCAAGCCGCTGTGGTCGCCCATCGTCGACATGTTCGGCACCAAGCGCCGCTGGACCGTGCTGCTGCAGGTGGCGGTCGGCGCCTCGCTGATCGCGGTCGGCACCGTGCTGCACACGCCCGCCTTCTTTGCCGTCAGCCTGGCCGTCATGTGGATCATGGCGTTCAGCTCGGCCACCCACGACATCTCGGCCGACGGCTTCTACATGCTCGGCCTGCGCCAGCAGCAGCAGGCCGCCTTCGTCGGCGTGCGCAGCACCTTCTACCGCCTGGCGACCCTGGTCGGGCAAGGCCCGCTGGTGGTGCTGGCCGGCTACCTGGCGGTCAGCCTGGGCGACGTTCGGCAAGCCTGGTCGATCGTGTTCTACGTGCTGGCCGGGATCTTCTTCGCCGCCTTCGCCTGGCACCAGTTCGTGCTGCCGTTGCCGCCGGACGACAAGCCCGTCCCGACCAGCAACAACCCGCTGCGCGACTTCTTCGGCACTTTCGCCGCCTTCTTCAAAAAGCGCGACATCTGGATGATCGTCGCTTTCATTTTGACTTTCCGCCTGGGCGAAGCCCAATTGCTCAAGCTGGTGGCGCCGTTCCTGAAGGACCCGGTCAGCGCAGGCGGCCTGGGACTCACCACCGCCGAATACGGCATCGCCTACGGCACGGTCGGCATCATCGCCCTGACCCTGGGCGGCCTGGCCGGCGGCTGGCTGATCTCGCGCCTGGGCTTGAAACGCTGCCTGTGGCTGATGGTGTTCGCGATCCACCTGCCGGACCTGGTATTCGTCTACCTGTCGCAGACGCAGCCGACCGATCTCGTGACCGTCTCCGCCTTCCTGGCGCTGGAGCAGTTCGGCTACGGCTTCGGCTTCACCGCGATGATGATGTACATGATCATGGTGGCCGACGGTCCCAATAAAACCGCGCACTATGCGATCTGCACCGGCCTGATGGCGCTCGGCATGATGGTGCCGGGCATGTGGAGCGGCGACCTGCAGGAATACCTGGGCTACAAGCACTTCTTCATCTGGACCTGCCTGGCGACGATCCCCGCCTTCATCGTGGCGGCGCTGGTGAAGATCGATCCCGAGTTCGGGAAAAAATAA
- a CDS encoding glycoside hydrolase family 10 protein: MNKRAFTLGLASAFALGGLLSGCGTQTRIVPVAETSGGDDPPAAPRELRAAWVSTVANIDWPSKPGLSSAKQQQEAIAILDRAKSLNLNAIVLQVRPSADAIYPSKIEPWTEYLSGVQGKAPMPAYDPLKFWIDQAHARGLELHAWFNPYRARMDAARSQSAPNHITNTNPDIVKRYGKFMWMDPGEPAAVKQTMDVILDVVRRYDIDGVHIDDYFYPYPIEATPTVAGNAAALDGRTAKAELDFPDDPAWQRYLTSGGQLERADWRRDNVNRLIEAMYKGIHAEKSWVRFGISPFGLGRPDRRPPGIVGFSQYDKLYADAELWLEKGWLDYFVPQLYWPIKAPAQAYDVLLDYWIGQNPMGRHIWPGLFTSRIGAPTRDYQPDEVLQQVSVTRSRPLATGHIHFSMVALMQNRKGISDQLRASRYTGQALVPATPWLSSGRPGTPTIKAARGARSVDLTLKAGKDNSLYAIWARHGGEWRFAVAPAVRATWTVSDDERLGPAEVVVVSAIDRLGNEGERVRVWSKP; encoded by the coding sequence ATGAACAAACGCGCTTTCACGCTCGGCCTGGCGAGCGCCTTCGCCCTCGGCGGCCTGCTGTCCGGCTGCGGCACGCAGACCCGCATCGTACCGGTCGCCGAAACCAGCGGCGGCGACGATCCGCCGGCGGCGCCGCGCGAACTGCGCGCGGCCTGGGTCTCGACCGTTGCCAATATCGACTGGCCCAGCAAACCCGGCCTGTCGTCCGCGAAGCAGCAGCAGGAAGCCATCGCCATCCTCGACCGCGCCAAGTCCCTGAACCTGAACGCGATCGTGCTGCAGGTGCGTCCGTCGGCCGACGCCATCTATCCATCGAAGATCGAGCCCTGGACCGAGTACCTGAGCGGCGTGCAGGGCAAGGCGCCGATGCCGGCCTACGATCCCCTGAAATTCTGGATCGACCAGGCGCATGCGCGCGGCCTCGAGCTGCATGCCTGGTTCAACCCCTACCGCGCGCGCATGGACGCGGCGCGCTCGCAGTCGGCGCCGAACCACATCACCAACACCAATCCGGACATCGTCAAGCGCTACGGCAAATTCATGTGGATGGACCCGGGCGAGCCGGCCGCAGTCAAGCAGACCATGGACGTGATCCTCGACGTCGTGCGCCGCTACGACATCGACGGCGTGCACATCGACGACTACTTCTACCCTTACCCGATCGAGGCCACGCCGACGGTGGCCGGTAATGCCGCCGCGCTGGATGGCCGCACGGCCAAGGCCGAGCTGGACTTCCCCGACGATCCGGCCTGGCAGCGCTACCTGACGAGCGGCGGCCAGCTCGAGCGCGCCGACTGGCGGCGCGACAACGTGAATCGCCTGATCGAAGCCATGTACAAGGGCATCCACGCCGAAAAGAGCTGGGTGCGCTTCGGCATCAGTCCCTTCGGCCTGGGCCGCCCGGACCGCCGCCCGCCCGGCATCGTCGGCTTCTCGCAATACGACAAGCTGTATGCCGACGCCGAGCTGTGGCTCGAGAAGGGCTGGCTCGACTACTTCGTGCCGCAGCTGTACTGGCCGATCAAGGCGCCGGCCCAGGCCTACGACGTGCTGCTCGATTACTGGATCGGCCAGAACCCGATGGGCCGCCACATCTGGCCGGGCCTGTTCACCAGCCGCATCGGCGCGCCGACTCGCGACTACCAGCCGGACGAAGTGCTGCAGCAGGTGAGCGTGACCCGTTCGCGTCCGCTAGCCACCGGCCACATCCACTTCAGCATGGTGGCCCTGATGCAGAACCGCAAGGGCATCAGCGACCAGTTGCGCGCCAGCCGCTATACGGGCCAGGCGCTGGTGCCGGCCACGCCGTGGCTCAGCAGCGGACGTCCCGGCACGCCGACGATCAAGGCCGCCCGTGGCGCCAGGTCGGTCGACCTGACCCTGAAGGCAGGCAAGGACAATTCCCTGTACGCGATCTGGGCCCGCCACGGCGGCGAATGGCGTTTCGCCGTGGCGCCCGCGGTGCGCGCGACCTGGACGGTGTCGGACGACGAGCGCCTCGGCCCGGCGGAGGTCGTGGTGGTCAGTGCGATCGACCGCCTCGGCAACGAGGGCGAGCGCGTACGTGTGTGGTCGAAACCATAA
- a CDS encoding N-acetylmuramoyl-L-alanine amidase — MKSIAAILALAALAGCSTTPRYDTTYTAQGQSSRARFLVLHYTVANTPASIKILTQQQVSSHYLLTDEATPKIYRLVDENRSAWHAGNSSWKNYTQLNNSSIGIEIVNAGWKDTPQGRVYAPFPQAQVDALVPLVKDIIQRHGIAPENVLGHSDIAPLRKQDPGPQFPWQRLAQEGLVLWPDATRVAAVRPAFDALLPDVGWFQRKLAMHGFGIVQSGVYDEATRTTLAAFQMKYRPLDIAGNPDAETASLLEVLTTPAGTPPPPMPVIPAQPVLPSAPAPTAEPLPGALENIPPTAPVPAPVPAVPPVNTP; from the coding sequence ATGAAATCGATCGCCGCGATCCTCGCCCTTGCCGCACTGGCGGGCTGCTCCACCACCCCGCGCTACGACACCACCTATACCGCCCAGGGCCAGTCGAGCCGTGCGCGCTTCCTGGTGCTGCACTACACGGTCGCCAACACGCCCGCCTCGATCAAGATCTTGACCCAGCAGCAGGTCAGCTCGCACTACCTGCTGACCGACGAGGCGACGCCGAAGATCTACCGCCTGGTGGACGAGAACCGCTCCGCCTGGCATGCCGGTAACTCGAGCTGGAAGAACTACACGCAGCTGAACAACAGCTCGATCGGCATCGAGATCGTCAACGCCGGCTGGAAGGACACCCCGCAGGGCCGCGTCTACGCGCCGTTCCCGCAGGCGCAGGTGGACGCCCTGGTTCCGCTGGTGAAAGACATCATCCAGCGCCACGGCATCGCGCCCGAGAACGTGCTGGGCCACAGCGATATCGCACCGCTGCGCAAGCAGGACCCGGGGCCGCAATTCCCGTGGCAGCGCCTGGCCCAGGAGGGCCTGGTGCTGTGGCCGGACGCCACCCGCGTGGCGGCCGTGCGCCCGGCCTTCGACGCCCTGTTGCCCGACGTCGGCTGGTTCCAGCGCAAGCTGGCCATGCACGGCTTCGGCATTGTCCAGAGCGGCGTGTACGACGAAGCGACCCGCACCACGCTGGCCGCCTTCCAGATGAAATACCGTCCGCTGGACATCGCCGGCAATCCGGATGCCGAGACGGCATCGCTGCTCGAAGTGCTGACCACGCCGGCCGGCACGCCGCCGCCGCCGATGCCGGTGATTCCGGCGCAGCCAGTGCTGCCTTCGGCCCCGGCGCCAACCGCGGAACCGCTGCCCGGCGCGCTGGAAAACATCCCGCCGACCGCGCCGGTACCGGCGCCCGTGCCCGCCGTGCCACCCGTGAACACGCCGTGA
- a CDS encoding serine hydrolase domain-containing protein → MNHGRRSLLGMLMLGAMEPLFAAMPPASGGAAAPTLDAELAAIVDDPAFPLASLSVLAVRAGRPVYEGAFGRRTIAPDRPATPDTLYRIASISKLVTTLGLMRLVESGKLDLEADVSGYLGFSLRNPYFPAQPITLRHLLLHTSSLRDDGGYFWPATTALKDVRPAWSNHAGPDGGYYSYCNLGFGLIGTVMERVTGERFDRQMARLLLQPLGLQAGYNPSELPRAAQDRLATIYRKRAVDSEEWRPDGPWIAQVDAPGIQPPPGLAGYIPGTNATPFSPTGGLRISARGLGVIMRMLMAGGVHEGQRLLRQDTIERMFARHWAYDGVGGNGNPLGSILSPRGFGNAHYPDRPGMWLTPGFDAVGHLGDAYGLRSIFAMDRSNGNGIVVLAGGSARDPGANPGRDSSLARYEERVLALVHRRAILGQPA, encoded by the coding sequence ATGAATCACGGCAGGCGATCCCTGCTCGGCATGCTCATGCTGGGCGCGATGGAACCGCTGTTCGCGGCGATGCCGCCGGCGTCCGGCGGCGCCGCGGCCCCCACGCTCGACGCCGAACTGGCTGCCATCGTGGACGATCCGGCTTTCCCGCTGGCCAGCCTGTCGGTGCTGGCCGTGCGCGCGGGCCGGCCGGTGTACGAAGGCGCGTTCGGCCGCCGCACGATCGCCCCCGACCGCCCGGCCACGCCCGATACCCTGTACCGCATCGCCTCGATCTCCAAGCTGGTGACCACGCTCGGCCTGATGCGCCTGGTGGAAAGCGGCAAGCTCGATCTCGAGGCCGACGTCTCCGGCTACCTCGGCTTCAGCCTGCGCAATCCGTATTTCCCGGCGCAGCCGATCACGCTGCGCCACCTGCTGCTGCATACCTCGTCGCTGCGCGACGACGGCGGCTACTTCTGGCCGGCCACGACGGCATTGAAGGACGTGCGGCCGGCCTGGTCGAACCACGCCGGCCCCGACGGCGGCTATTACAGCTACTGTAACCTGGGCTTCGGCCTGATCGGCACGGTCATGGAGCGCGTCACGGGCGAACGCTTCGACCGCCAGATGGCGCGCCTGCTGTTGCAGCCGCTCGGCCTGCAGGCCGGCTACAACCCGTCCGAACTGCCGCGCGCGGCGCAGGACCGGCTGGCCACCATCTACCGCAAGCGCGCGGTGGACAGCGAAGAGTGGCGCCCGGATGGGCCGTGGATCGCCCAGGTCGACGCTCCCGGCATCCAGCCGCCGCCCGGCCTGGCCGGCTACATCCCCGGCACCAACGCCACGCCGTTCAGCCCCACCGGCGGCCTGCGCATCTCGGCGCGCGGTCTCGGCGTCATCATGCGCATGCTGATGGCGGGCGGCGTCCACGAGGGCCAGCGCCTGCTGCGGCAAGATACGATCGAGCGGATGTTCGCGCGCCACTGGGCCTACGATGGTGTAGGCGGCAACGGCAACCCGCTGGGCAGCATCCTCAGCCCGCGCGGGTTCGGCAACGCCCATTATCCCGACCGTCCCGGCATGTGGCTCACGCCCGGCTTCGACGCGGTCGGCCACCTGGGCGACGCCTACGGCCTGCGCTCGATCTTCGCCATGGATCGCAGCAATGGCAACGGCATCGTGGTGCTGGCCGGCGGCAGCGCGCGCGATCCAGGCGCGAATCCGGGCCGCGACTCGTCCCTGGCGCGCTATGAGGAACGCGTGCTGGCCCTCGTCCACCGGCGCGCCATCCTCGGCCAACCTGCCTGA
- a CDS encoding N-acetylglucosamine kinase: MPTDQDNLRGVGLGIDAGGTRTRWALAAPGGAILAEGTVAGLSALQMATPHGREAVRATFETLAAAVLQHANPVRVQAGLTGFGGDGELLQGWLAALLGVAPSAVVLCNDIEIAYRASFQPGEGYLVYAGTGSIGAFIDEDGVFHRAGGRGVVLDDGGGGFWIAREALRHIWRNEDEQPGRWQASPMAHAVFGHIGGPEWDQSRHFIYQNERGTVGKLALAVAASADSDPAAHAILVDAGRELARLALALIARFGPRPVALTGRAAELHPVIADTMHAALPPGVAFNQTRQLAHHAAARLALT; the protein is encoded by the coding sequence ATGCCGACTGATCAAGACAACTTGCGTGGCGTAGGCCTGGGCATCGACGCCGGTGGCACCCGCACCCGCTGGGCGCTGGCCGCGCCCGGCGGCGCGATCCTGGCTGAAGGGACGGTGGCGGGCCTGTCCGCCCTGCAGATGGCCACGCCCCACGGCCGCGAAGCCGTGCGCGCCACCTTCGAGACGCTGGCGGCGGCGGTATTGCAGCATGCGAATCCGGTGCGGGTGCAGGCCGGCCTGACCGGCTTCGGCGGCGATGGCGAACTGCTGCAGGGCTGGCTAGCCGCCCTGCTGGGCGTGGCGCCGAGCGCGGTGGTCCTGTGCAACGACATCGAGATCGCCTACCGCGCCAGCTTCCAGCCCGGCGAAGGTTATCTGGTATATGCCGGCACCGGCTCGATCGGCGCCTTCATCGATGAAGACGGCGTGTTCCACCGCGCCGGCGGCCGCGGCGTGGTGCTGGACGATGGCGGCGGCGGTTTCTGGATCGCGCGCGAGGCGCTGCGCCATATCTGGCGCAACGAAGACGAACAACCCGGCCGCTGGCAGGCCTCGCCGATGGCGCATGCGGTGTTCGGGCACATCGGCGGCCCCGAGTGGGACCAGTCGCGCCACTTCATCTACCAGAACGAACGCGGGACGGTCGGCAAGCTGGCGCTGGCGGTCGCCGCCAGTGCCGACAGCGATCCGGCGGCGCATGCCATCCTGGTCGACGCCGGGCGCGAGCTGGCGCGGCTGGCGCTGGCCTTGATCGCGCGTTTCGGACCGCGTCCGGTGGCGCTGACCGGCCGCGCCGCCGAACTGCATCCCGTGATCGCCGATACCATGCACGCCGCCTTGCCGCCCGGCGTTGCATTCAACCAGACCCGCCAGCTGGCCCACCACGCCGCCGCGCGGCTGGCGCTGACCTGA
- a CDS encoding acyltransferase family protein has product MNDAPVRLTSLDAFRGFTIAAMVLVNNPGDWGHLHAQLAHAAWHGWTFTDTIFPFFLFIGGVAMALSLGRLAAAGADKPQLLIKLAKRAALIFLIGFLLNLVPRFDFESVRIPGVLQRIALCTMLAAPLVVYLTWRGQAVAIFVLLALYSVLMLLVPVPGIGAGRLEPGQDFGAWIDRALMDGHLWVAAKTWDPEGLVSTLPAVCSLLFGVLAGRLLLSTLARTEQVVWLMLAGLACLALGSTLDAILMPINKSLWTPSFCLLMTGWALLAFGASYWLLDAAPSPALRARMARLSTPFVIYGMNALFIFALSGFVAKMLGFIKITQADGSQLALGGVLYAPFAALPLDPRNTSLLYAIAFNACMFAIAWWMWRRRWFVKV; this is encoded by the coding sequence ATGAACGACGCACCGGTGCGCCTGACATCGCTCGACGCCTTCCGCGGCTTCACCATCGCCGCGATGGTGCTCGTGAATAATCCGGGCGACTGGGGCCACCTGCATGCGCAACTGGCGCATGCGGCCTGGCATGGGTGGACGTTCACCGACACCATTTTCCCGTTCTTTTTGTTCATCGGCGGCGTCGCGATGGCGCTGTCGCTGGGCCGCCTCGCGGCTGCCGGCGCGGACAAGCCGCAGCTTCTCATCAAGCTGGCCAAGCGCGCCGCGCTCATCTTCCTGATCGGCTTCCTGCTCAACCTGGTCCCGCGCTTCGACTTCGAGAGCGTGCGGATTCCTGGCGTGCTGCAGCGGATCGCCCTGTGCACAATGCTGGCGGCGCCGCTGGTGGTCTACCTGACGTGGCGCGGCCAGGCGGTCGCGATCTTCGTGCTGCTGGCGCTGTACAGCGTCCTGATGCTGCTGGTGCCGGTGCCCGGCATCGGCGCAGGCAGGCTGGAACCGGGCCAGGACTTCGGCGCCTGGATCGACCGCGCGCTGATGGACGGCCACCTGTGGGTGGCGGCCAAGACCTGGGACCCGGAAGGCCTGGTCTCGACCTTGCCTGCCGTATGCAGCCTGCTGTTCGGCGTGCTGGCCGGCCGTTTGCTGTTGTCCACACTGGCGCGCACCGAGCAGGTCGTGTGGCTGATGCTGGCAGGCCTGGCCTGCCTGGCGCTGGGTTCCACGCTCGACGCCATCCTCATGCCGATCAATAAAAGCCTGTGGACGCCGTCGTTCTGCCTGCTCATGACTGGCTGGGCCCTGCTGGCCTTCGGCGCCAGCTACTGGCTGCTGGATGCGGCGCCGTCACCCGCGCTGCGCGCGCGCATGGCGCGCCTGAGTACACCTTTCGTCATCTATGGCATGAACGCGCTGTTCATCTTCGCGCTGTCGGGCTTCGTCGCCAAGATGCTCGGTTTTATCAAGATCACGCAAGCGGACGGCAGCCAGCTCGCGCTCGGCGGCGTCCTGTACGCGCCGTTCGCGGCGCTGCCGCTGGACCCGCGCAACACCTCATTACTGTACGCCATCGCCTTCAATGCCTGCATGTTCGCCATCGCCTGGTGGATGTGGCGCCGGCGGTGGTTCGTCAAAGTCTGA